The sequence below is a genomic window from Bos javanicus breed banteng chromosome 21, ARS-OSU_banteng_1.0, whole genome shotgun sequence.
CCATGGTGCCGCAGTGTGGGAGGGGCGGTCCTGCGGCCTGCAGGCGGGGAGTCGGCCGCGCCCTCCGGAGAGCCGTGCGCAAAGCAGGAGAGGCGGACTGGGGGGGGCAAGGGGGGGGcaagggggggggggaggggaggctgccgCACCCTGGTGCTGCAGTAGGGAAGGTGTGGGCTCGGGGTGCGCAGGCGCGTCAGTGATGACACCACCTCTGCTGTGCACTGGGGGAGGGGATTTGTGCAGCTTCCGCTGTGTGGGGTGGCCCGCTACCCTCTACATCTACGTCCCCTGTCCCTGTCTCTTCCCTCCTCTGCTGGAGTGGGCTTGGGGGAGGAAGGGCACAGGTTTGGGCAGCCTCTGCCTTATAAGTCACCTCTTCCCTGCAGTGCCATGGTAGAGTGGAGCAGGTAGGCCAGAGAGTTGCACGATTTTTCCATCCTGTGCCTGCCTGAAATGTCAGGGCAGCTGCACTGTGCCCCTGGCCTTCTCTTACCTTTTTAAGGGAGAGGTGCGGGCTTGGAGGCCAAGAGAGGTGAGTGCATTCTGGGATTCACTACTCTACTTAAAAGACAGCCTCTATCACTGGTGCAGGagctttttcagttttgttcattTGCCTTAGGTGGTACTGTGAGCAGTCTTAATTGTTTGCTGTATTAAGTGGATTAAGTTAGCCTTTTAGACAACTCTCATCCCTTTAATCTCTGATTTCAGTTTCCCAGATTACATAATTCTATAGCTACATTTCCCTGACCTGTCTGTCCTATTTCTTGATCGCTAGATAATCCATTGGTGATGTTACCTTTACAATATCCTTAAATCAGGGGATCAAGACTTCTCTAGGACTCTTGGGAACTGAGGTCTATGATTTGTTTGTTCAAGGAGAACAGCAGAGAAAAATGTAGAATGTGAGTCCTGGGTGTATCTGGGATTAGTGAATTGTTGCCCTTAATtggactttttaaaacatttggaatatatttgctttacaatattgtgttagtttctgctgtacagcaacttCACAGTTGCTAATGTGTTCAGCTATGTGTGtacatatccccttcctcttgattttttaattattatttttgttccatTATTTTTGAAGTTggagctgctatgaatattcgcTGAGAAGGGGTAATTAACAAAATGCTATGGTTATTGTATTACTATTCCCATACTTTGATTTGGGGGAACATTTTTAAGGGTTTTCCTTGCAGAATTTTGATGTGCTTGCCTTTTATACTCATTTATCACAAACAGTACGCCTGCTTGTGTGCCCCATTAGAATGTAAttaagggaaatgtaaattaagctTTGGAAGCTTTGTTCTGGAATTATTTTCTAGTAGCTCGAAAAATAGGACTCTGGTATTTTGTGATACttatgatttgcattttctttttctgcttgtaGGAAGATACTGCTTCAAATATGAACATCTGATCATTTGGCCCTTTGCGAGATGAGAGTGCATCATCCTGGTCCGCCATTTTGTAGTCTTGCCCTCTGACTTAGGACCTCAATATGGCGGACCCTGTGGAAAGACCTGAAGTTTGAAGGTCTCTGTCCTGCCTTGTGAATATTTGGCATAGTACCACAGCTTTTTGAgaatgggaaaggaatatgagCCCTGTCTGAAGTTTAGAGCAAGGACTGTGTGTTGCTTTCTAAGGCAAGGTACTTTGAACATGAGTTGTTGATGGTTAAGGCATCATCCTTCGCTAGTACGAGTGGGCaaagaagttttattttctgGTTCCTGGGTGCTGGCTGGCTCAGAATTCTCTTTGATTCTAAAGGTTTTGCTTTTGGAGACACTGATTTACATGTTAGTGGGGAGATCACACCCTGGGATTACCTCACATtatctttgtgttttttaatttttatttctcattcttgagaTCTTAGTCATTGAGTTATTACTTTTGGGGGGAGGGGCGTGTAAGGAATCCTGAATATTTGATAGACTATTAGGAAAGAACCCTATCATATCTCATCATCTTTGGCTTTTtcagtatattttcaaatttgttgttgttttagttgctaactcgTGTCTTGActtttttgggactccatggatgatagccaggctcctctgtccatgggatttactaggcaagaatactggagtgggttgccattttcttctcctggggatcttctcagggattgaaccggagtctcctgtttggcaggtggcttctttaccgtggagccatctgagaagcccatatTTCCAGAttagtattaattttttaatgaaagggaTTTTGGAGTGAAAAATTACCATTGTGTAcatgtagcatttttttttctccttaaatgcTGAATTTTCTGAAATGTTGGCTTCTGGGTTGGAAATGCAGTTAGGGACATTAcaaatgtacatatgtgtatttaGAACAAAGTTCAAAATAAAGCTGCTCATCACTGATTTTGCAAGTagctttaaaaatctttgaaaatgaaaaagataccTTTATATACTGATTGTTTTCTCAATTGAACACAGACCTTCAGGTTACATAAAGGAACTGAAGATTTTttctgaggggtgggatggataATGGGGTACTCTCAGTTAAGCTTTGATTAATCATAATGGGTGGTCTATGACAAAGCAGAAGTCTACAGTAAAGCAGAGGTTTATAATTCCTTTTACTGTATTAATGTATTAGTAAATATGTTTGAAACTACCATCttatgtatcagtatttcatccttttttgtgactgaatgacattccattgtatggatatataccGTACCACACCGTATTTTGTTTATGCATTCATCATTTATACTTTgggttatttctatttttggctATTACAACTAACACTGCTAGGAACTTTCATGTTCAAGTTTGAGTTTTTGTTTCACTCCAAGCTTGGAGTGGAAATACTGGGTCACATGTTAATATGCtcaacatttttaagaaatgccAGAGTTgtgtcatttttcatttctccagtttctccacatcctattCCTGTGGTGAAAAGTGgtgtttgtggttttgatttgtgttttcctAACGACCCTCATATTGAGCGTCTTTTCTTCTGTTAAGGGAAATTTTTATGCTTTTGGAAAGCAATCTGTTTGAatcctttattcattttattttttgtaatttatttatttcatagctgtgctggatcttcgttgttgcacaggcttttctctagttgtggtgagctgggGCTATTCTCTTTAAGTTGGAGTGCAAGGTCTTctcttctgtgtcttctcttgtgCAGGCCAGcactagggcatgtgggcttcagttttTTCTGTTCCTgagctctaaagcacaggctcaaaagTTGTGGTGTAGGGATTTAGCAGCTTCATGGtctgtatgtgggatcttcccataccaAGTGTGgaacttgtgtcttctgctttggcaggtggattctttaccactgagccatcagggaagccccctttactcattttaaaattgagttttgTTACtatattattgagttgtaagagatCTTTATCTCTTTCTAAATTAGAGTTCTTtatatctggaggaggaaatggcagcccactccagtatttttgcctagagaatcccatggacagaggagcctggcaggctacatgtagtccatggggtcgcaaaaagttggacacgactgagcgactaatattaatactatatatattctggataaaagACTTTAATCCCATgtataatttgcatatattttctcccatgcttCTAATTGTTTTTCTAAGTGTCTTTTGAATCAAAGATTTTTCACTTTTGGTGAAATCCTAtggatttctgtttctgttaggtacTTTAGGTGTCATAATCTAAGAAAGCATTACCTAATCAAAGGTCCAAAAATCAAGGAGATtagcaaaggttttttttttttttttttaatgatctttcCTACTGCTTGATTAGAACATTAAAGTTTTTGAAGCAAATCCGGGGTTATTGTTaaactcttttgtttattttgtgtaaTCTAATATGAAACCTAAAATAGCATGGGTTCAGGAAATTGTCTTTTGGAATGTGTCCTTTGAAATCTGCCTGTGAAATACTACATTGCATGACTTGTGTAAAATGCCTTTCCTTATCTCTGTTTTGAgttggacattttaaaatttcagttcctGTAGTTTCTAGTCTGTGACCCAAGTGCTGAACAGATTTCCTGTTCAGATCCTTTGAGCAGCCATTTTGTGAGCTATTCTGCGGATTATACTGTCAGtggctatgtttttttttctttaagcatttttaaaatttcttgtttcTCAAATTCTAAGAAGGAAGCATTCACACAAGAGATTGCTTAGACATTtcgtaatttaaattttatactttattcCACTATACAGAGGATctatcataataaaatatttttcaaatcatttttggAATCAATGTTGCCACTTTTTCAGAtgtatgtacatttatttttgtgtaaatatatctaaatatatagtGTTATATCTGTATATGTGAGTATATGTAGAAATACAcagttttgcttaattttttgatatttttcctttgaCGTTTTCTGCTGTCAAGGGGAATCTAAAGGGATAAAGTAGTTTTGGGCTAGATTCTGACCATTGATGGATAAAGATCTTCTAATATTTAATTCTACCTTTGTCAGTTGTATTGATTTGTAATTGGTATATATCACCATACCTTGCTTTAATTAGATTAGATGgagtttaaaaattccattttactAGATACATGTATAATCTTTAAGTAAGTGGTTATTTCAGAAATTGATGAGGTCTATAAAACAAATCCCCTTTCTACCTCAGGGACCGTTTACACTTGAGACGGACTACAGAACAGCACGTACCAGAGGTGGAAGTCCAAGTCAAACGTAGAAGGACAGCCTCACTGAGCAACCAGGAGTGAGTACAGTCAGGCCCTGAGAACCAATTTAGGGCATTTTCAAAGTGGAACAAAGTATGCTGCCACAGGGAATTTAAATGAGTTTAATTAATGAAAGAAGCTTGTGCATGTTATATTGATACAGTAAAAAAGCAATTAAATCATCCATAACCATGTTGTCCTAACTTTACTTTTGCTAATGTGTAGGTAACATGGTATGTTCATAAAGTTCTACCTCCTTCAGCATACTTACATTAaagttgtttctgctttattattcGTTACACTTCTGTTGTGCTTGCCAAATGTTCTGTGCTTTGAAGAGATGTAAATTTATGTATTCATGTTTGCTCTgcagtctttaaaattttttagttaatgcatttaaaatgtatacatttttctcAATTTAGGATATGAATGTGTTTCTAGAAGGAGCATTTCAATTAAAactatattaatatttctaaagagtcacaacttagcagctaaaacaATAACAATGACATGATACATATTGAATCTACATTGGGTCTTGTGCACTTTGTTATTACGACAAATCTTGATAGTTATCAGtggtaaaattgtttttctttcctaaagcTGTTACTTTTCAAATTGTATTGCTGTTACTAATACAGGAATATAATTTTCTCATAAAACATGTAATTTTGAGATACACAGTATCAAATATCACTAGTCCATTCCCCTCCCTGTCCATTCTCCCCAGAGATAAATCCTCAGGTAGTTTGATCTCTTATCATTTCAGACCTTTTAATATGCattcatgtatacacatatggagtgtgtgtgtgtttgtgtgtctagGCATGTTTGTTTATATACAGAAGATTTATTCTGTAACAATATGCCTTGGGAGTCTTTCCATGTCAGGTGTTCTATAATAACATTATCATTATCTTactaatggatatttaggttgtttgcatTTCTTAGTTATTGCAGTGAATAAAGGAGCAGTCAATCTGAAAATTAATATTACAGTTGTCTTTTGAATAATGAGGGAGTTGGGTTGCAGTCCCCCACATAGGCAAAAATCCCCATATATCTTTTGAGTCCCCCCAAATTGAACTGTAAATGGCCTCTTGTTGACTAGAAGCGTTACTGATAATATAGACAGTtgactgaacaacatttttaTGTTAAATGTATGTCTATATACATTTTACGTGTTCATGACatacctttctttttttgatgtttctAGGCTCTGGTTTGTCTGTAAGtttttcaaaatgtcaaaaatttccaaaaaaaaaaaaatccccaatgtatttattgggggaaaaaacacataAGTAGACCCACACAATTCAGACTtttgtttaagggtcaactgttattaatatttatttgtattttatttcacttcttcAAATATGGTTTTTTACAGAAATTATTATACAACGTGGGTAGcattttgtatcttatttttgttatttgctCATTTAATATGTGGGGAAATTTCAgtattttgcatatttaaaattattggcAAGGCAAAAAGATTTCTCCATTTTcccatgtgttttattttatttattcttcagaCTTCgttattctttcctttattaaaCTTTGAAAAGGAATACTTTgagtgaatattttatataatttatgataggcatttccctgttttcttttacatggtaatgccatttttttcctctccagaaTCTCTAGAAATAACTTGAGGTAAATTAGAGATTGCGGCAGAGATATGGGTGGAGGAGATTTCTTGGGAGAGGATCTTTGTTAGTGAGTGAAGGTTCTGTtacatttgttatattttattagaGCCTTTATCCAGTGTAACACTAGTGTGAATCATCAGTATAATAGGTGGTCATATGGTAATCTTCTAAAAGCCTGCTTTAGGTTTCACTCATTTGTCCATACCTATGGAAATACTTCATTGCTTTTGAAGAAGAGACAACTTCATTTTCCTGATGTCTGTTGTGTGTGTTACGTATAAATACTAGGAGGTGCTGAACTAGAATCTGAGGGTAATTTTGCattggaaaaataatataatttcccCAACCACCTTTGTCCACTTTGATAATAGGTGGATTATAGAAACAGGTAAGCAGTATAAATATTCTGTTCTCTAAGCCCAGCTTTTAACCTGAGCCATCTAGTTAGCTTTAACTCTGGTGTGATCCCTGAGGCCCACCAGGAATAACAAAGACACGCCTATCACTTGTTAAACTCAAAGGATTAGAGATTACCTTCTAGGAACCATGGACAAAGTCCAGGCTAATtctttatgttgttgttcagttgcttagtcatgtctcactctttgtgaccccgtgaactgcagttaaaaatcttattttaaaagtatagaaaTAGTGGAAAACCATTTATCACAGTCCCATTTTCAATTCTAGCTGTTACTGAATATTTTCATACATATGTACTTATCaactgcctgctagtgcaggaagtaagagaaatgggttccatccctgggaagatcccttggaggaggacacggcaaccctctccagtattcttgcctggagaatcccatgaagagaggagcctggcgggctaaggtccacagggtcacaaaaagttagacacaactaaagtgacttagtatacAAGCACATACTTACAATGAGGGCAGTTTGTTGGCTGGTGATTTATTTATGCTTGTCTTGTTAGCCAGCAACCTGTGTAATTTCCTGTATCTCTTATCCTCAGGATCAGATTCACAGCCAGATAGAGTCCTATTCATAGGTAGGAATATGTTGAGTATTTTTCCAGAATTCCCTGATAACTAAAGGATGGTAGATTTACATAGTCTGAGAGCCTAAGTAGCTTGGAAGTTCTTTGTTTCAGTTAGTAATTTCTTGTCAGCATAAATAGCTATCTTAAAATGTCTCATTGGAAATACCTTAACCAATACCCTACCTCCCTAGGGGTTAAAGAGTTGTTTCCAGATTAGAAATGGTTATTATACTCTTGGTTCTTTTATAGGGCATTTTAAACCAAAagagctctttttttcctttttttaagttcCTTGGTAATATCACCAAAGAGGGTAAGTATCCATCAGTTCTTGTACCTTCGTTTTTTCAGAGAGTCTCTTCTTTTATAATTTGTTCATAATGTAATGGTATGCTCTGAACCTTGAGGATTAAATGTAAGGGTCTTTTCATATTTGCATTGTTAACTACATAggcaaatgtcttttcatttatgtgTTTTGTGCTCTTGTCTTAGGTGTCACGTGTACCTGAGGCGATCTCAGCAGCAGCAAGTACCTGTGGTGGATTTCCAGGCAGAACTGAGACAGGCATTCTTAGCTGAGACACCAAGAGGTGGTTAAAGCAGTATTGGAACACCAAGGTAGATGatttcaagagaaaaataaaaacaggttaTAGCTGATGAAATCATGATCAGGATTAAACAACTAATTAAAGGGTAGGATGTTTGGAGGTCATTTAATTATTTGGGATatattcaatttcttttctttaaaggcttcatacaaatataaacacataGCAGAAAGTTTTAAATAGTAAAAGCAGTACCTTAATGCTCTCACCCTGAAAGACTTTTGTCATGAGTTACTTTCTAGACAATGTAGTCTTTTCTTTTTAGgtagttttattcatatttagCTTGTACTGCTTTTCACCTTAATGTAAGAAAAGCATTTCATTATGAATAGTTGCTGAATATCCTGCTAATATGTTTTATAATTCCTTTctgtgagaattttattttttctgctgaTAGTTTGAAATGAAGCTTCAGTAATTTGCTTTTTGGAAATCATTAGATAGGATCATttccttggatatgcagatgtaaaaataaatcaaggaatTTGAAATGAAGGTTCATGTTCTAAATTATATTATCAATTATTAGTCTTTATTGCCATGAGAAAGTATAGTGCCAGGTACACTTTCATCTGCATTAATTATGTcaattacatataatttatttctgttaGATTAGAAATACACATCACATCCATTAGCAGATGAGAAGCTAAATATTTTCCCAAGCTTATTTActagttattttttgttttcttttctcatattttgtTACCCATTTTTTGGATCATCTGACGTGTAAGAAAACTATTAACCCATGATTTGTCAGTGTTATGTAGATTTATTTACAGTGTCtttttgtgttagttgcttagatttttagaaaattgCAATTAATTTTGattactttatttttcctttcttaagtTTAAGATTTGAATGACCTAAATTCAAAGGGTTTAATATGTGCTTTTCAGAAACTAAGAGAGGAAAGAAGTTTATAGATGAGTTTTCTTctagattttctttatttctatttcagaGTATAACCCCACAACTCAAATTAATTAGGCTTGTTTATGGCCatcatttcaaaaggaaaaatcctCCCCTACTAAATTCTTTACCCAGCATTCTGCAGTAATTGCCTGGACTTGATTGCAAGACAGTAGCATTGATTTCAGACAGTGGAATCTGGTAATTGTCCTCAGCTGTCCCCCAGAGTAAGAACATTTTTACATGAATAAG
It includes:
- the SNURF gene encoding SNRPN upstream reading frame protein isoform X1, whose product is MERARSAVWDRLHLRRTTEQHVPEVEVQVKRRRTASLSNQECHVYLRRSQQQQVPVVDFQAELRQAFLAETPRGG
- the SNURF gene encoding SNRPN upstream reading frame protein isoform X2; its protein translation is MERARDRLHLRRTTEQHVPEVEVQVKRRRTASLSNQECHVYLRRSQQQQVPVVDFQAELRQAFLAETPRGG